One Pongo pygmaeus isolate AG05252 chromosome 10, NHGRI_mPonPyg2-v2.0_pri, whole genome shotgun sequence genomic window carries:
- the LOC129010896 gene encoding small ribosomal subunit protein uS9-like — protein MPSKGPLQSVQVFGRKKTATAVAHCKRGNGLIKVNGRPLEMTEPRTLQYKLLEPVLLLGKERFAGVDIRVRVKGGGHVAQIYAIRQSISKALVAYYQKYVDEASKKEIKDILIQYDRTLLVADPRRCESKKFGGPGARARYQKSYR, from the coding sequence ATGCCGTCCAAGGGCCCGCTGCAGTCGGTGCAGGTCTTCGGACGCAAGAAGACAGCCACAGCTGTGGCGCACTGCAAACGCGGCAATGGTCTCATCAAGGTGAACGGGCGGCCCCTGGAGATGACTGAGCCGCGCACGCTACAGTACAAGCTGCTGGAGCCAGTTCTGCTTCTTGGCAAGGAGCGATTTGCTGGTGTAGACATCCGTGTCCGTGTGAAGGGTGGTGGTCACGTGGCCCAGATTTATGCTATCCGTCAGTCCATCTCCAAAGCCCTGGTGGCCTATTACCAGAAATATGTGGATGAGGCTTCCAAGAAGGAGATCAAAGACATCCTCATCCAGTATGACCGGACCCTGCTGGTAGCTGATCCTCGTCGCTGCGAGTCCAAAAAGTTTGGAGGCCCTGGTGCCCGTGCTCGCTACCAAAAATCCTACCGATAA